From the genome of Papaver somniferum cultivar HN1 chromosome 2, ASM357369v1, whole genome shotgun sequence, one region includes:
- the LOC113350992 gene encoding codeine O-demethylase-like, giving the protein METPNPVKLGGFLFVPNVQEFAKQSPGEVPARYIRNDQDPLINNISGTCMLDQTVPIIDFQKLLSPVPIIGESELDQLHSACKEWGFFQVVNYGIDNLLVEKVKSETQDFFNVPMDEKNIFLLDDGDIGGFGQAFVHSEEQKLDWGDMFFMLTLPKTYEEASAIS; this is encoded by the exons ATGGAGACACCAAATCCAGTAAAGCTAGGTGGTTTCTTATTTGTACCTAATGTTCAGGAATTTGCCAAACAATCGCCTGGAGAAGTCCCAGCTCGATACATACGCAATGATCAGGACCCATTGATTAACAACATATCTGGTACATGTATGTTAGATCAGACAGTACCTATTATTGATTTTCAGAAATTACTATCTCCTGTACCAATTATTGGAGAGTCAGAATTGGACCAACTTCACTCTGCTTGCAAAGAATGGGGTTTCTTTCAG GTGGTAAACTATGGAATCGACAATTTATTGGTAGAGAAAGTGAAATCAGAAACTCAAGATTTTTTCAATGTCCCGATGGATgagaaaaatatatttttgcTGGATGACGGAGACATAGGAGGATTTGGACAAGCCTTTGTTCATTCAGAAGAGCAGAAGCTTGATTGGGGAGATATGTTTTTCATGCTGACTCTTCCCAAAACGTATGAGGAAGCATCGGCTATTTCCTAA